In a genomic window of Virgibacillus sp. SK37:
- a CDS encoding S8 family peptidase encodes MTTKKKRRTKLFSLTATFIMAVSLITPGVSHAESKGELFQSVYGEKNAPQVKMSDRLKTAFKKDDRVTFLVKFKDKADTQKAAEAAKKTAEEKKLTSTKTELMQRSVVVSELKATSIESQQDVKAYLQQEKKNGKVDSFNSYYIVNGMAVTATKEVAEKLSSFAEVEKILPNEKRELFTTVTKDAKAPKSEIANVEWNVERVGAPQVWEMGIDGTGTVVASIDTGVQWDHPALKEKYRGYDSATGEVTHDYNWFDATAGQGEAYDDQGHGTHVTGTMVGSEPDGSNQVGVAPGAKWIAVKAFTADGGTDVDLLEAAEWILAPKDGEGNARVDMAPDVVNNSWGGGPGLDEWYRDVVINWRAAQIFPEFSAGNTTLFNPGGPGSVAVPANYPESFATGATDINDTVAEFSLRGPSPYDEVKPDISAPGVNIRSSVPGSGYEGGWNGTSMSGPAVSAVVALMKQADSSLSVDELEEVLLNTANPLTDEEYPDSPNNGYGYGLVNAFDAVSSLVSGLGTVEGQVTKEGEDNEAPTFVHESPSETYAGMDLELEIEVADNISVSSVEVNYQDSNGEDHVIEAGRISGDYKQGNYAVTIPGEHIDGEAITYSWKINDFGNNEVISESFEVTVLPGITVGYTHDFESTPVGWTSFGENNSWEWGAPESGPESAASGEKLYATNLAGAYDSDANATLVMPPIDLPEEGNTYLQFKQWHELEMYASGRAYDFGHVFISTDKSEWTQLMRVQGESNEWIDGEVDLSEYRGQRIYIGFNITSDGSVTREGWYIDDVALTDESSSPSSSLALNKGKGNSKDKGKAKKQSKGNVGLGVIKSKEKASKKEKVDPAKIKPIQPLKEKSPIESEEINPLLLPIGAKVSVLESGRSVNTDPKNGYYNLLHAAGDFTLKAESYGFESKEKNVEIENDQTKQIDFTLEEIEQYVINGKVTDETTNEPVDGATVMIVEDANITPVQTDEDGSYSLTAYKGQYTLKILASGYHPKEVQVDLQEDITKDIQLEPFYTVPGGEIGYDDGTAENARAFYDANNGWAVKMSLPEGKDTAVVTEGVFKFWDEEFPSPGGTAFAVEVWDASGADGKPGKKIAGPISAEAIRDNSEWTVIDLREHSITVNDDFYMVYIQTQPNTGAPGLGTDESSPNAERSYQLVGGAWSKSPANEGNYMIRARVAYEAVDPVITTPEEDVITNEKEITIKGTASPTTTVQLWNNGEEVGDAEVGDDGEFAIPTELTEGVNEFQAISLLEGTPVGESSKVKVTLDTKAPQLTIASPVNGEKTNRETVTVEGTIDDPNLATVKVNGQKATVADGKYSKRIILENGKNTIKVVAKDLAGNKSKDKVTIDVNYTKPVIENLTPTEDKHIKAGQSVKIEFDSEPGRKATFFIHMPLTNARSQISNATELPMMEMEDGHYVGYWTAPSNLKAEGGVIEVKITDTYGNESRKQAKGKLFINMDE; translated from the coding sequence TTGACTACGAAAAAGAAACGTCGAACGAAGCTGTTTAGTTTAACTGCAACGTTTATTATGGCGGTTTCCCTTATTACACCTGGAGTGAGTCATGCAGAATCAAAAGGTGAACTGTTTCAATCCGTGTACGGCGAAAAAAATGCTCCACAAGTAAAAATGAGTGATCGGCTTAAGACTGCCTTTAAAAAGGACGATAGGGTAACTTTTTTGGTGAAGTTTAAAGACAAAGCAGATACTCAAAAGGCGGCTGAGGCTGCAAAGAAGACAGCTGAGGAGAAAAAGCTTACTTCGACCAAGACGGAGCTGATGCAAAGGTCAGTTGTTGTGTCTGAATTAAAAGCCACTTCTATAGAATCTCAACAAGACGTAAAAGCTTATTTACAACAAGAAAAGAAAAATGGCAAGGTTGATAGCTTTAACTCCTACTACATTGTTAATGGGATGGCGGTAACTGCAACAAAAGAAGTCGCTGAAAAACTGTCTTCATTCGCAGAGGTTGAAAAGATCCTACCGAATGAAAAAAGAGAACTTTTTACCACAGTGACAAAAGATGCTAAAGCACCTAAATCTGAGATTGCAAATGTAGAATGGAATGTGGAAAGAGTTGGAGCCCCACAGGTCTGGGAAATGGGGATTGACGGAACAGGTACAGTGGTCGCAAGCATTGATACTGGCGTTCAGTGGGATCACCCTGCTTTAAAGGAAAAATATCGTGGTTACGATTCAGCTACTGGAGAAGTAACACATGATTATAATTGGTTCGATGCAACAGCAGGGCAAGGAGAAGCCTACGATGATCAAGGTCATGGAACACATGTAACAGGTACAATGGTTGGAAGTGAACCTGATGGCTCAAACCAAGTGGGGGTAGCACCAGGCGCTAAATGGATAGCAGTAAAAGCATTTACAGCGGACGGTGGAACAGATGTAGATTTGCTTGAGGCTGCTGAATGGATCCTTGCCCCGAAGGACGGAGAAGGAAATGCACGTGTTGATATGGCCCCGGATGTCGTTAATAACTCTTGGGGTGGCGGTCCGGGTTTGGATGAATGGTATAGAGATGTTGTTATAAATTGGCGAGCAGCTCAGATTTTCCCGGAGTTCTCTGCTGGTAACACGACATTATTCAATCCAGGAGGACCTGGTTCTGTTGCTGTACCTGCAAATTATCCTGAGTCCTTTGCAACTGGAGCAACTGATATAAATGACACAGTTGCAGAATTTTCTCTACGCGGTCCGTCACCATATGATGAAGTAAAACCCGATATTTCCGCTCCGGGAGTTAACATTCGTTCTTCTGTACCTGGAAGTGGATATGAAGGTGGCTGGAATGGAACTTCTATGTCTGGTCCAGCTGTTTCAGCGGTTGTAGCTTTAATGAAGCAGGCTGATTCCAGCTTATCTGTTGATGAATTGGAAGAAGTGCTGTTGAACACTGCTAACCCATTGACAGACGAAGAGTATCCTGACTCTCCCAACAATGGATATGGGTATGGACTAGTGAACGCATTTGATGCAGTATCTTCTTTAGTGTCAGGATTAGGAACAGTCGAAGGCCAGGTTACAAAAGAGGGTGAAGATAATGAAGCACCTACTTTTGTACATGAAAGCCCATCCGAGACTTATGCAGGAATGGATTTAGAGTTAGAAATTGAAGTTGCTGACAATATTAGTGTTTCATCTGTAGAGGTAAATTACCAAGATAGTAATGGAGAAGATCATGTAATAGAAGCTGGTCGTATCTCTGGGGACTATAAGCAAGGTAATTATGCTGTTACTATACCTGGCGAGCATATCGATGGAGAAGCAATCACTTATTCATGGAAAATCAATGATTTTGGTAACAATGAAGTGATTAGTGAATCCTTCGAAGTAACCGTCTTGCCTGGAATAACCGTTGGCTATACGCACGATTTTGAAAGCACACCGGTTGGCTGGACGTCATTTGGCGAAAATAACAGCTGGGAGTGGGGTGCACCAGAATCCGGTCCCGAAAGTGCCGCATCCGGGGAGAAGCTATATGCAACTAATTTAGCTGGGGCATATGATAGTGATGCAAATGCGACACTCGTTATGCCACCAATTGATTTACCAGAAGAAGGGAACACTTATTTACAATTTAAGCAATGGCATGAGTTGGAAATGTACGCTTCCGGACGAGCATACGATTTTGGCCATGTTTTTATATCAACAGATAAAAGTGAATGGACTCAATTGATGAGAGTACAAGGAGAGTCCAATGAATGGATAGATGGAGAAGTTGATTTGTCTGAATACCGTGGGCAACGAATTTATATAGGCTTCAATATAACTTCAGACGGAAGTGTTACAAGAGAAGGGTGGTATATTGATGATGTAGCATTGACTGACGAATCGAGCAGTCCGAGCAGTTCACTTGCACTAAATAAGGGGAAAGGAAATAGCAAAGATAAAGGCAAAGCTAAGAAACAATCTAAAGGTAACGTAGGGCTTGGTGTGATTAAGAGTAAGGAAAAAGCCTCCAAAAAAGAGAAGGTTGATCCGGCGAAAATAAAACCAATTCAACCACTAAAAGAAAAATCACCAATTGAAAGTGAAGAGATTAATCCATTGCTTTTACCAATTGGGGCAAAAGTAAGCGTGCTTGAAAGTGGACGTTCCGTAAATACGGATCCTAAAAATGGATACTATAACTTGCTGCACGCAGCAGGAGACTTCACCTTAAAAGCAGAATCTTATGGATTTGAATCGAAAGAGAAAAATGTAGAGATTGAAAATGACCAAACAAAACAAATTGACTTTACACTGGAAGAAATTGAACAATACGTTATAAATGGAAAAGTTACAGATGAAACAACAAACGAACCTGTAGATGGCGCGACCGTGATGATTGTAGAGGATGCAAATATTACTCCTGTGCAAACAGATGAAGATGGGAGCTATTCACTAACTGCTTATAAAGGTCAGTACACATTAAAAATACTTGCCAGCGGATACCATCCGAAAGAGGTGCAAGTCGACCTGCAAGAAGATATCACGAAAGATATCCAGTTGGAGCCATTTTACACGGTTCCTGGTGGAGAAATCGGTTACGATGATGGTACAGCAGAAAACGCCAGGGCATTTTATGATGCTAACAATGGCTGGGCAGTGAAGATGTCCTTACCAGAAGGGAAAGACACAGCAGTCGTGACAGAGGGAGTGTTTAAATTCTGGGACGAAGAGTTTCCTTCTCCTGGTGGTACTGCATTTGCAGTAGAAGTGTGGGATGCCTCAGGCGCAGACGGAAAGCCCGGTAAGAAAATAGCAGGACCAATTTCTGCAGAAGCTATTAGAGATAATAGTGAATGGACTGTCATTGATTTAAGGGAGCATAGTATAACCGTAAACGATGATTTCTATATGGTTTATATTCAAACACAGCCTAACACCGGTGCTCCGGGATTAGGTACTGATGAAAGTAGTCCAAATGCGGAAAGAAGTTATCAACTGGTAGGAGGCGCATGGTCTAAATCACCAGCAAATGAAGGAAACTACATGATAAGAGCAAGAGTAGCCTATGAAGCAGTTGATCCGGTAATTACTACTCCGGAAGAAGATGTTATCACCAACGAAAAAGAGATAACGATTAAAGGTACTGCTTCACCTACTACTACCGTGCAACTTTGGAACAATGGAGAAGAAGTAGGCGACGCCGAAGTTGGAGATGATGGGGAATTTGCCATTCCTACAGAATTAACGGAAGGAGTAAATGAATTCCAAGCTATATCCCTTTTGGAAGGAACGCCTGTTGGAGAGTCTTCCAAAGTGAAGGTAACGTTGGATACAAAAGCTCCTCAATTGACCATTGCTTCGCCGGTAAATGGTGAAAAAACAAACCGGGAAACAGTTACCGTAGAAGGAACCATAGATGACCCAAATCTTGCTACTGTTAAGGTTAATGGTCAAAAAGCTACTGTAGCTGACGGCAAGTATTCAAAGCGAATTATTCTAGAAAATGGAAAGAACACAATAAAAGTTGTGGCAAAGGATTTAGCCGGAAATAAGTCCAAAGATAAAGTAACTATTGATGTAAACTACACGAAGCCTGTGATTGAAAACCTCACACCAACGGAAGATAAACATATAAAAGCAGGACAGAGTGTGAAAATTGAATTTGACAGTGAGCCAGGGCGCAAGGCGACATTCTTTATTCATATGCCACTCACGAACGCAAGAAGTCAAATTTCTAATGCGACAGAGCTTCCAATGATGGAAATGGAAGATGGACATTATGTAGGATATTGGACAGCCCCTAGTAATTTAAAAGCTGAAGGTGGCGTGATTGAAGTCAAGATTACAGATACCTACGGCAATGAATCTCGTAAACAGGCAAAAGGAAAGCTATTCATAAACATGGATGAATAA
- a CDS encoding M20/M25/M40 family metallo-hydrolase, protein MVKANQDFLLDLLHTASPSSNEVAIQKKWINYVKTFADEIRTDNAGNAIGILNPDAEFKILLAGHCDEIALVINRIDEDGFLYFDKMGGINPQAAVGMKVTVMGEDTTVTGVIGVNAQHHGGIKKDFDLEDLFIDCGYKTKGEAEDHIQIGDLAVYKTEPEILSDRYISGRGLDNRTGSFIVAEVLKKLAERGCTVGVYAASTVNEETNMGGAYFAAAGIEPTMAIACDVTFATDYPGVNKNKHGDIRLEKGPVFAKGAPINRKINKLLEQTAKKLQMAVQYELTPRMTGTDADKMRLTGKGVPVSLVSLPLRYMHSPVETASLKDIDEEIELLVEMIANLTGEENLNPLED, encoded by the coding sequence ATGGTTAAAGCTAATCAGGATTTTTTATTGGATTTATTACATACAGCTTCACCTTCAAGTAATGAAGTTGCTATTCAAAAGAAGTGGATAAACTATGTAAAAACATTTGCTGATGAAATTCGTACAGATAATGCAGGCAATGCAATAGGTATTCTTAATCCGGATGCTGAGTTTAAAATCCTCTTAGCAGGGCATTGTGACGAGATCGCTCTTGTCATTAATCGTATTGATGAAGATGGTTTCTTATATTTTGATAAAATGGGAGGTATTAATCCTCAGGCAGCAGTTGGAATGAAAGTAACTGTAATGGGTGAAGATACAACGGTGACTGGTGTCATTGGTGTAAATGCCCAACATCATGGAGGAATAAAAAAGGATTTTGACTTAGAGGACTTGTTTATTGATTGCGGTTATAAAACGAAAGGGGAAGCAGAGGATCACATTCAGATTGGCGACTTGGCTGTTTACAAAACAGAACCGGAAATATTATCTGACCGGTACATTTCAGGTCGGGGATTGGATAATCGTACAGGGTCATTCATAGTTGCTGAAGTTTTGAAAAAACTTGCCGAGAGAGGTTGCACTGTAGGGGTTTATGCAGCAAGCACAGTAAATGAAGAAACGAATATGGGTGGTGCTTATTTTGCTGCAGCAGGAATTGAACCTACAATGGCAATTGCTTGTGATGTAACTTTTGCAACAGATTATCCAGGAGTTAACAAAAATAAACATGGCGATATTCGTTTGGAAAAAGGCCCTGTTTTTGCTAAAGGAGCACCAATTAACCGAAAGATTAATAAATTGTTGGAGCAAACTGCGAAGAAGTTACAAATGGCTGTTCAATACGAATTAACACCAAGAATGACTGGAACAGATGCAGATAAAATGCGATTAACCGGCAAAGGTGTACCTGTATCTCTTGTTTCACTGCCATTACGATATATGCATTCTCCAGTGGAAACAGCGAGTCTAAAGGATATTGATGAAGAGATTGAACTATTGGTTGAAATGATTGCAAACTTGACCGGCGAAGAAAATTTAAATCCATTGGAAGACTAA
- a CDS encoding thioredoxin family protein, whose protein sequence is MELNDWFMKGISPDDYIESMQTHKENLLHIYDKFQLPGDQAFFDTLKEKNLRVIVLTEDWCGDAMLNIPILLRLSEAANMDVRMLLRDQNLELMDQYLTNGKSRSIPIFIFLDPDGNEVAKWGPRAQKVQQFVDHSKEALPQEDAEDFKEKFKEMLFFITKSFRDNTDFWEDVYVSLKDELNK, encoded by the coding sequence ATGGAACTAAATGATTGGTTTATGAAGGGAATTTCACCGGATGACTATATTGAATCCATGCAAACACATAAAGAGAATCTTTTACACATATATGATAAATTTCAATTACCCGGGGATCAAGCTTTTTTCGATACCTTAAAAGAGAAGAATTTGCGTGTGATAGTTCTCACAGAAGACTGGTGTGGTGACGCTATGTTAAACATCCCCATTCTACTTCGATTATCGGAAGCAGCTAACATGGATGTTCGTATGTTGTTAAGAGACCAAAATCTCGAACTAATGGATCAATATCTGACGAATGGAAAATCACGCTCAATTCCTATTTTCATTTTCCTTGATCCAGATGGTAATGAAGTAGCCAAATGGGGGCCAAGAGCACAAAAAGTCCAGCAGTTTGTGGACCATTCCAAAGAAGCTCTACCACAGGAAGATGCAGAAGATTTTAAAGAAAAATTCAAAGAAATGCTTTTTTTCATTACAAAATCATTTAGAGATAATACTGATTTTTGGGAAGACGTTTATGTTAGCTTAAAAGATGAACTAAATAAATAA
- a CDS encoding TrkA family potassium uptake protein: MSIRLVRQLYLRIPLLIRVLLSVLFLLFLFGLVIHIIEPAQFPTLFDGIWWAIVTGATVGYGDLVPMSVPGKLLAMLLILSGGGLIAFYITSFSASTLRHEQDLTTGKIAFKGNNHIIIIGWNERTRQIIEHITKRNAYQEIVLIDQTLDYLNYKDYPVHFLHGNPTEDNTLRKANITTAKCVLISSDFSDDEKKADNSTILTIVTVRGNNPKIPIISEILSKIQIENALRAGANTIIRSNDFMSALFYHELYHANNATPFEDIIRLLASQQFCHIPLSETDIGKTFKSVLLDYNAERHILIGVIRNNEYLMNPAPDFLLQKEDLLISLTFWDN; this comes from the coding sequence ATGAGCATACGATTAGTCAGACAACTATATTTACGAATTCCTTTACTCATCAGGGTCCTTTTGAGTGTTCTCTTTCTCTTATTTTTATTCGGCTTGGTTATTCATATTATTGAGCCAGCTCAATTTCCCACCTTATTTGATGGTATATGGTGGGCTATTGTCACTGGGGCGACTGTAGGATATGGCGATTTAGTTCCCATGAGCGTTCCAGGAAAACTGCTTGCAATGCTTTTAATCCTTTCCGGCGGAGGATTAATCGCATTTTATATTACGTCATTTTCTGCATCAACACTTAGACATGAACAGGATTTAACTACCGGTAAAATTGCTTTTAAGGGAAATAATCACATAATTATAATAGGTTGGAATGAACGAACAAGGCAAATTATCGAGCATATTACAAAAAGGAATGCCTACCAGGAAATAGTTTTAATTGACCAAACATTGGACTATCTAAACTATAAGGATTATCCTGTCCATTTTCTTCACGGAAATCCAACAGAGGATAATACGCTTAGAAAGGCTAATATAACTACAGCCAAGTGTGTATTAATATCCTCAGACTTTTCTGATGATGAAAAGAAAGCCGATAACTCTACTATTTTGACAATTGTAACTGTAAGGGGAAATAACCCAAAAATTCCCATTATTTCCGAAATACTATCAAAAATCCAAATTGAAAATGCATTGCGTGCGGGCGCAAATACTATTATCAGATCAAACGATTTTATGAGTGCACTGTTTTATCATGAGCTTTATCACGCCAACAATGCAACTCCATTTGAAGATATTATTCGTTTACTGGCAAGCCAGCAATTTTGCCACATTCCATTGTCGGAAACTGACATAGGGAAAACGTTTAAGAGTGTTCTTTTAGATTATAATGCCGAGCGACACATCTTAATTGGTGTCATTCGAAATAACGAATACTTGATGAACCCAGCGCCAGACTTCCTGTTGCAAAAAGAAGATTTGCTTATTTCGTTAACCTTCTGGGATAACTAA
- a CDS encoding YugN family protein, whose translation MIPLDSRVENRIYPLYVLEELLKPEGYVIASNWDYDNGHFDLKIDDEGKYYYLRIPFYAVAGSLDYPGVTVRVEKPFLLAHQYEKGIDEDSRGGAFQGAFNQFQPPIDADAHVPDDYVAIGKQLVEKLEQLVIPEG comes from the coding sequence ATGATTCCTTTGGATTCACGAGTTGAGAACAGGATTTATCCCCTGTATGTATTGGAAGAGCTTCTCAAACCAGAGGGCTATGTGATTGCATCGAATTGGGATTATGATAACGGCCATTTTGATTTGAAAATCGACGATGAAGGAAAATATTATTATTTAAGAATTCCATTTTACGCTGTTGCTGGTTCATTGGATTACCCAGGAGTGACTGTTCGTGTAGAAAAGCCTTTTTTACTTGCTCATCAATATGAAAAAGGAATTGATGAAGATAGTAGGGGTGGTGCATTTCAGGGTGCATTTAACCAATTCCAGCCACCGATAGATGCTGATGCACATGTTCCAGACGATTATGTTGCAATAGGTAAACAACTTGTAGAGAAATTAGAGCAGTTAGTTATCCCAGAAGGTTAA
- the yugI gene encoding S1 domain-containing post-transcriptional regulator GSP13: protein MTSKFETGQILEGKVTGIQPYGAFVALDEETQGLVHISEVTHGFVKDINEHLSIGDEVKVKVLNVDEEKNKVSLSIRATEEAPAKPVNPKKTQSVKTQQESETAGFNTLKDKLEEWIEQSKNDSFKK, encoded by the coding sequence ATGACAAGTAAATTTGAGACAGGTCAAATTTTAGAAGGTAAAGTGACAGGAATTCAACCATATGGTGCTTTTGTTGCATTAGACGAAGAAACGCAGGGATTAGTTCATATCTCAGAAGTAACTCATGGGTTTGTAAAAGATATTAATGAACATTTATCCATTGGAGATGAAGTTAAGGTAAAAGTTCTTAATGTCGATGAAGAAAAGAATAAAGTCTCCCTCTCTATTCGTGCTACTGAGGAAGCACCGGCAAAACCCGTTAACCCTAAAAAAACTCAATCAGTAAAAACCCAACAGGAAAGTGAAACAGCGGGCTTCAATACACTTAAAGATAAATTGGAAGAATGGATTGAACAGTCTAAAAATGACTCATTTAAGAAATAA
- a CDS encoding DUF378 domain-containing protein, with protein MNGIQRTALALTIIGAVNWGLIGLFQFDLVAALFGGDQSAGFARIIYTLVGISGLVLIPLLFKTDEAFADQRAPKGVDG; from the coding sequence ATGAATGGAATTCAACGCACCGCTTTAGCGCTTACTATTATTGGCGCAGTTAACTGGGGACTGATTGGCTTATTTCAATTTGATTTAGTTGCAGCACTGTTTGGAGGAGACCAGTCTGCTGGCTTTGCCCGGATTATTTATACATTGGTAGGGATTAGTGGTTTAGTCTTAATTCCGCTTCTTTTCAAAACAGATGAAGCTTTTGCTGATCAGCGTGCTCCTAAAGGTGTAGACGGTTAA
- a CDS encoding glucose-6-phosphate isomerase: MTHISFKYENALPFFNEEEINNLTEFVEKAHYNLHEKTGAGNDFLGWVDLPETYDQEEFARIKACAEKIRNDSDVLLVIGIGGSYLGARAALDMLTHSFQNLLAKEQRNAPQIIFVGNHMSSSYISELFDILEGKDVSINVISKSGTTTEPAIAFRIFKKHLEEKYGKEEASKRIYATTDKKKGALKTLADQSGFETFVIPDDVGGRYSVLTAVGLLPIAVGGISIDQIMNGAQSAMKDLATPTLANNPAYQYAAIRNILYNKGKTIEMLINYEPQLQYFAEWWKQLFGESEGKDQKGIYPSSANFSTDLHSLGQYVQDGRRDIFETVLHVNKSNKEVFIEEDEDNLDGLNYLAGKSIHEINNKAFQGTLLAHTDGNVPNLVLEIPALDAYTFGYLVYFFEKSCAISGYLLGVNPFDQPGVEAYKVNMFALLGKAGYEQEKEELEKRLNK; this comes from the coding sequence ATGACACATATTTCTTTTAAATATGAAAATGCTTTACCTTTTTTCAATGAAGAGGAAATAAATAATTTAACTGAGTTTGTTGAAAAAGCACATTATAATTTACATGAAAAAACAGGCGCAGGTAATGATTTCCTAGGATGGGTTGATTTACCGGAAACGTATGACCAAGAGGAGTTTGCCCGAATTAAAGCCTGTGCAGAGAAAATCAGAAACGATTCAGATGTATTACTTGTAATTGGAATTGGTGGATCCTACTTAGGGGCAAGAGCAGCTCTTGATATGCTAACACACTCTTTTCAAAACCTTTTAGCAAAGGAGCAGAGAAACGCTCCCCAAATTATTTTTGTTGGTAACCATATGAGTTCTTCTTATATCTCAGAGTTATTTGATATTCTAGAAGGAAAAGATGTTTCTATTAATGTCATATCCAAGAGTGGGACAACTACAGAGCCCGCGATTGCATTCCGTATCTTTAAGAAACATTTGGAAGAAAAATATGGAAAAGAAGAAGCAAGTAAACGTATCTATGCTACCACCGACAAGAAAAAAGGTGCATTAAAGACATTGGCTGATCAATCCGGCTTCGAGACTTTTGTTATCCCTGATGATGTAGGCGGTCGCTATTCCGTTCTTACCGCAGTAGGATTGCTTCCAATTGCTGTTGGCGGTATATCAATTGATCAGATAATGAACGGAGCTCAATCTGCAATGAAAGACTTGGCTACTCCAACTCTTGCAAACAACCCTGCATATCAATATGCAGCCATTCGAAACATTCTTTATAATAAAGGAAAGACAATAGAAATGCTGATTAATTATGAGCCACAACTCCAGTATTTTGCAGAGTGGTGGAAACAGCTATTCGGTGAAAGTGAAGGAAAAGATCAAAAGGGTATCTACCCCTCTTCCGCAAACTTTTCAACTGATTTACACTCACTAGGTCAATATGTACAGGATGGCAGAAGGGATATTTTTGAAACAGTATTGCATGTAAATAAATCTAATAAGGAAGTATTCATAGAAGAAGATGAAGACAATCTTGATGGTTTAAACTATCTCGCCGGAAAATCTATTCATGAAATAAATAATAAAGCATTTCAGGGTACATTATTAGCACATACAGACGGCAATGTACCAAACTTGGTTCTGGAAATTCCTGCATTGGATGCCTACACATTTGGTTACCTTGTGTATTTCTTTGAAAAATCATGCGCGATCAGTGGTTATCTACTTGGTGTAAACCCATTTGATCAACCAGGTGTAGAAGCATACAAAGTAAATATGTTTGCTCTATTAGGAAAAGCAGGATATGAGCAAGAGAAAGAAGAACTGGAAAAGCGTTTAAATAAATAG
- a CDS encoding MalY/PatB family protein: MSLFDMIQDRLNTRSVKWDMRKAVFNTDEVLPMWVADMDFKAPQQVLDALANRAEHGVFGYTAVDQDVKDSIVNWLHKRHNWTINDEWLSFSPGVVTSLHMAIQALTNPGDKVIIQTPVYTPFFNVVNSHDRQLVKNPLSYKNNYYTIDFEDLEEKMKQGAKALILCSPHNPVGRVWSREELERIADLCIKHDVICIADEIHGDLTLSGNKHIPFASISEKIADRTITCMAPSKTFNLAGLQASYIVTANKEMREKIDKCFSNQGLGMLNTMGNVALEAAYLHGEQWLDELLEILERNKNYVVEMLNKHKTGLKVVQTEGTYLLWIDCSDLNMNTDELKAFMITEAKVGLNPGASYGVEGNQFMRMNIACPKATLEEGVNRLIKAIQSK; the protein is encoded by the coding sequence ATGAGTTTATTTGATATGATTCAAGACAGATTGAATACTCGGTCAGTAAAATGGGATATGCGAAAGGCAGTATTTAACACAGATGAAGTGTTACCAATGTGGGTAGCAGATATGGATTTCAAAGCCCCACAGCAAGTATTAGATGCTCTAGCGAACAGGGCAGAGCACGGCGTTTTTGGTTACACAGCAGTGGATCAAGACGTAAAAGATTCTATTGTAAATTGGTTACATAAGCGCCACAATTGGACAATTAATGATGAATGGCTATCATTTAGTCCAGGAGTAGTAACAAGCTTACATATGGCAATACAGGCTCTTACAAACCCGGGTGACAAGGTAATTATTCAGACACCTGTCTACACTCCTTTTTTCAACGTTGTAAATAGTCATGACAGGCAACTAGTTAAAAACCCGCTTAGTTATAAAAATAATTATTATACCATTGACTTTGAGGACCTGGAAGAAAAAATGAAGCAAGGAGCAAAAGCACTTATTCTCTGTTCGCCACATAATCCAGTAGGTAGAGTTTGGTCTCGAGAAGAGCTGGAACGCATCGCAGATCTTTGTATTAAACATGACGTTATCTGCATTGCTGACGAGATACATGGGGATCTAACTTTATCCGGAAATAAGCATATACCATTTGCTTCTATATCAGAAAAGATAGCAGACAGGACCATCACCTGTATGGCGCCGAGTAAAACATTTAACTTAGCAGGTTTACAAGCATCATATATTGTTACTGCAAATAAGGAAATGCGCGAAAAAATAGATAAATGCTTCAGCAACCAAGGGCTTGGCATGTTGAACACGATGGGAAATGTAGCCTTGGAAGCAGCATATTTACATGGAGAGCAATGGCTGGATGAATTACTGGAGATTTTAGAGAGAAATAAAAACTATGTAGTTGAAATGTTAAATAAACATAAAACTGGATTGAAAGTAGTTCAAACAGAAGGTACTTACCTACTATGGATTGATTGCAGTGATTTGAACATGAATACAGACGAATTAAAGGCATTTATGATCACAGAAGCCAAAGTTGGTCTGAACCCAGGAGCTTCCTATGGAGTAGAAGGAAATCAGTTTATGCGAATGAACATCGCCTGCCCTAAAGCTACATTAGAAGAAGGAGTTAACCGATTAATTAAGGCAATACAATCCAAATAA